The Dehalococcoidales bacterium genome contains a region encoding:
- a CDS encoding uroporphyrinogen decarboxylase family protein: protein MPARKIISKETLNHRELIEMVSGLDVYEHTTEAFLRAYQALGIDIINRVPLENAPRPVPAGTTRSHPQNPRYELLPLGVYDTACCVDYPCTDADDVWKFDIENVKYSDLVVPPPHSCDANDIRMREAALGETGCYYPMLYTTLFMWPVELFGWEVFMTAAFDDPDRFFDRILYPCIFKSRRIIKAMVSGSTNPVIYVHDDLCDARGPVFPPAWYEEYIFPYYQTILELAKSAGRKTVLVIDGNITAFLPKFIELGFDGIMFENPATPLDTVLNVFNHPEHLLIGGIETVKLTSGTPEQIHEMVMTVYEKTAGRTGFAMSSCGGLHGNIPLENLEAYFDARAECGVNSTDWRTSYRH, encoded by the coding sequence ATGCCGGCCCGCAAAATAATCAGCAAGGAAACCCTGAACCATCGTGAACTGATTGAGATGGTTTCAGGGCTGGATGTTTACGAACATACAACGGAAGCATTTTTGCGGGCGTATCAGGCACTTGGCATTGATATTATCAACCGTGTTCCGCTGGAAAATGCACCGCGTCCTGTTCCGGCCGGAACGACGCGTTCTCATCCTCAGAACCCGCGCTATGAATTGTTACCGCTGGGCGTATATGATACCGCCTGTTGTGTTGATTATCCGTGCACCGATGCAGATGACGTGTGGAAATTTGACATAGAAAATGTGAAGTATTCCGATCTAGTCGTTCCACCGCCACATTCCTGTGATGCAAATGATATCCGCATGCGTGAAGCTGCGCTTGGCGAAACCGGTTGTTATTATCCAATGCTGTATACGACACTTTTTATGTGGCCGGTGGAACTGTTCGGCTGGGAAGTGTTCATGACGGCCGCGTTTGATGATCCGGATAGGTTTTTTGATCGGATACTGTATCCTTGTATTTTCAAATCACGGAGAATCATCAAAGCAATGGTTTCGGGGTCAACAAACCCGGTGATATATGTTCACGATGATTTGTGCGATGCCCGCGGTCCCGTTTTTCCGCCGGCATGGTATGAGGAATATATATTTCCTTACTATCAAACTATCCTTGAATTGGCAAAGAGCGCCGGACGGAAAACTGTTTTAGTGATTGATGGAAATATAACAGCGTTCCTCCCAAAATTTATTGAACTCGGGTTTGACGGGATCATGTTTGAAAATCCTGCAACTCCGCTGGATACCGTTCTGAACGTATTCAACCACCCAGAACATCTGCTGATCGGTGGGATTGAAACGGTGAAATTAACTTCCGGGACACCGGAACAAATACACGAGATGGTGATGACGGTGTATGAGAAAACCGCCGGTCGCACCGGTTTTGCAATGTCTTCCTGCGGTGGACTGCACGGCAATATTCCATTAGAGAATCTGGAAGCATATTTTGATGCACGGGCGGAGTGCGGGGTAAATTCAACTGACTGGCGAACCAGCTACCGTCATTAA
- a CDS encoding AraC family transcriptional regulator, producing MSEKGNDGSIYGDGLKLVNPKEKYLYMNSVKKTVNRKKRTLSSTQSGAYLGEDSVLRRNQVLEHAALDSFLIRFPKLALKTHFYYKFIEDNEYVINNHTHQHWEISRICSGHAEYSVSGFKSSFSPETEQYIIIPPEMAHSWALVSSPLLIHSWQVHVAAEDPDGETALEIFRTAVMESGFIVPASNTQVQTELLLWQMSGDTKSPQLFGPVLAGFARIVIGDLFLRLNPWKEKLPGPGDSQIRLKNLAERMRLFLDSNLSHAVTLNDMESHFHYSGRHLNRIFQEVYHCPIGHYLREQRINLAKRWLSTTDRSVKDIALSLGYSSSSQFCRYFFEHTAQTPSGYRVEALRATAENIQKSIK from the coding sequence TTGTCCGAAAAAGGCAACGATGGTTCTATTTACGGGGACGGTTTGAAGTTGGTAAACCCAAAAGAAAAATATCTATATATGAACAGTGTGAAAAAAACAGTTAATCGGAAAAAACGGACTCTTTCTTCAACACAATCCGGTGCATATCTCGGTGAAGATTCTGTATTACGCCGGAATCAGGTTTTGGAGCATGCTGCACTGGACAGTTTTCTGATCCGTTTCCCGAAACTTGCGTTGAAAACGCATTTTTATTACAAATTTATAGAAGACAATGAGTATGTGATTAACAACCATACTCATCAGCATTGGGAGATTTCTCGAATCTGTTCCGGACATGCTGAATATTCTGTTTCCGGATTTAAATCTTCGTTTTCGCCGGAAACAGAACAGTACATAATCATTCCTCCGGAAATGGCGCACTCATGGGCATTGGTGTCGTCACCATTGCTGATTCACAGCTGGCAGGTACACGTAGCTGCAGAAGATCCGGATGGTGAAACAGCACTGGAAATATTTCGTACGGCGGTTATGGAGTCGGGGTTTATCGTCCCGGCATCAAATACACAGGTGCAGACGGAATTATTGCTCTGGCAGATGTCGGGAGATACAAAATCGCCGCAGTTGTTCGGACCGGTTCTTGCCGGGTTTGCACGTATTGTTATTGGAGATTTATTTCTTCGCTTAAATCCATGGAAAGAAAAACTGCCGGGGCCGGGAGATTCGCAGATTAGGTTAAAAAATCTGGCCGAACGAATGAGACTGTTTTTAGACAGCAATCTTTCACATGCTGTCACGTTGAATGATATGGAATCCCATTTTCATTACAGCGGACGGCATTTAAACCGTATATTTCAGGAAGTGTATCATTGTCCGATAGGACATTACCTTCGCGAACAGCGGATTAATCTTGCAAAACGGTGGTTATCAACAACGGACCGGTCAGTAAAAGATATTGCTTTGTCTCTTGGATACAGCAGTTCCAGTCAATTCTGCCGTTATTTTTTTGAACATACTGCACAAACGCCGTCCGGATATCGAGTTGAGGCCTTACGTGCTACTGCTGAAAACATTCAAAAATCGATCAAGTAA
- a CDS encoding transposase, giving the protein MWLKEQIHQVERNLLETVKKDDRLYSNYQLVCSINSIGMISALTLLAFIPELGKLTEREAAALTGVAPYNRDSGKRTPASKHQRRSHQSPANTVYGRHHRIKNQPNPDRFL; this is encoded by the coding sequence GTGTGGCTCAAAGAGCAGATCCATCAGGTTGAACGCAACCTGCTTGAAACGGTAAAAAAGGATGACAGGCTTTATTCGAACTATCAGCTGGTATGCAGCATCAACTCCATTGGCATGATCAGTGCGCTGACGTTGCTGGCGTTCATTCCGGAACTGGGGAAGTTGACTGAAAGAGAAGCGGCAGCACTCACCGGAGTTGCGCCGTACAACCGCGACAGCGGGAAACGCACACCGGCTAGCAAGCATCAAAGACGGTCGCACCAAAGTCCGGCAAACACTGTTTATGGCCGCCATCACCGCATCAAGAACCAACCCAATCCTGACAGGTTTTTATAA
- a CDS encoding sulfatase-like hydrolase/transferase, translating to MTKEKPNIIFILADDLGYGDLACYGNPVIDTPVIDSLAATGILFTDYYSPSPLCAPARAALLTGRYNHRTGAVDVSSNRGIDRIALSEKTFGDYFRHAGYVTALIGKWHNGLYCNDYLPLNRGFDFFFGFANGEQDYWNWTLFRNTEIEKSDGRHMTDVFNQEAVQFIGQCAEQKKPFALFLAHHPPHPPYQAPEHLIEKYKNRSEGKYSDTVATIYAMIEQMDSGLRWILDELEKKKLRDNTIIVFTSDNGANLSGSSRRYAGGFQGNKGNVLEQGIRVPAIVSWPGKIQTGRIISVPVHGCDWLPTLYSLTGMTPPDGAKAVDGKNIMPLLLDGNTTAFDKRELFFQKNRYTPVAHSDGAVRKEKWKLFWPGEKTTMEKNIGRDNPSFERGRVSPHWEMPIDPGLPAFDGIITKSPQLFDLEKDPGETTDVSETYPEIVRELAQEYNAWFSDVFAEWKRSFDEVKKYDETYWNNRAIPDPGELFRDFWQWARSPGINPETDDPLNVFTGYWNYKIK from the coding sequence ATGACGAAGGAGAAACCGAATATTATTTTTATTCTGGCTGATGATCTTGGCTACGGAGATTTAGCCTGTTATGGAAATCCTGTTATTGATACACCGGTAATTGATTCATTGGCGGCAACGGGAATCCTCTTTACAGATTATTATTCTCCGTCTCCACTGTGTGCTCCGGCACGGGCTGCATTATTGACCGGTAGATATAATCACCGCACCGGAGCCGTTGATGTGTCAAGCAACCGGGGAATTGACCGGATTGCACTGTCTGAAAAAACATTCGGCGATTATTTCAGACATGCCGGGTATGTTACGGCACTGATCGGGAAATGGCATAACGGTCTCTATTGTAATGATTACCTTCCGTTGAATCGCGGATTTGATTTCTTTTTCGGATTTGCAAACGGCGAGCAGGATTACTGGAACTGGACTTTATTCCGTAATACTGAAATAGAGAAATCAGACGGCCGGCATATGACAGATGTTTTTAATCAAGAAGCGGTTCAGTTTATCGGACAGTGTGCTGAACAGAAAAAACCGTTTGCTTTATTTCTGGCGCATCATCCTCCGCACCCTCCCTATCAGGCTCCGGAGCATTTAATTGAAAAATATAAAAACCGCAGTGAGGGAAAATATTCCGATACGGTAGCGACCATTTATGCGATGATTGAACAAATGGATTCCGGACTGCGCTGGATTCTGGATGAACTGGAAAAAAAGAAATTACGGGACAATACCATCATTGTTTTTACAAGTGATAATGGCGCGAATCTGTCCGGTTCATCCAGACGCTACGCCGGCGGATTTCAAGGCAATAAAGGGAATGTGCTGGAGCAGGGAATCCGTGTGCCGGCCATCGTGTCATGGCCGGGAAAAATTCAAACCGGACGTATTATATCTGTTCCGGTTCACGGGTGTGACTGGCTTCCGACGTTATACAGTTTAACAGGCATGACGCCTCCGGACGGGGCAAAAGCTGTTGATGGGAAAAATATTATGCCTCTATTGCTCGACGGCAATACAACCGCATTTGATAAACGGGAACTTTTCTTCCAAAAGAACAGATATACGCCGGTGGCACACAGTGACGGTGCCGTTCGTAAAGAAAAATGGAAACTGTTCTGGCCCGGAGAAAAAACCACGATGGAAAAAAATATCGGAAGAGATAATCCGTCATTCGAGCGTGGTCGTGTTTCGCCGCACTGGGAAATGCCGATAGATCCGGGACTTCCGGCTTTTGACGGGATTATAACAAAATCCCCGCAATTATTTGATTTGGAGAAAGATCCCGGCGAAACGACGGATGTCTCTGAAACGTATCCCGAAATTGTGCGGGAACTCGCTCAGGAATATAACGCATGGTTTTCTGATGTGTTTGCAGAATGGAAGCGGTCGTTCGATGAAGTAAAAAAATATGATGAAACCTATTGGAATAATCGCGCAATTCCTGATCCCGGCGAACTGTTCAGGGATTTCTGGCAATGGGCGCGCTCTCCGGGAATAAATCCGGAAACGGATGATCCGCTAAACGTTTTTACCGGATATTGGAACTATAAAATAAAATAA
- a CDS encoding sulfatase-like hydrolase/transferase, with protein sequence MKKRPNILFLMSDEHRFNIAGFAGNKIIKTPTLDQLAESGVVFENAYTPSPICIPARQCMMAGQLPKTCKCEGWIDLAPNYMTFARRFSQYAYHTVCVGKLHHLGTDQMQGWTRRISPDAIIADNYIEDRVDEEFKKYKPAAGTGKWSNEREIKEARVATGPYQRFDMRAMEGFRDFVEQYFVDREYLRPQSHRPLLLKLSLLQPHYPYFTDQARFDYYYKKVPLYNETPCLHPVLSLSQQNEPVNVSEEEIRRATAAYYGMVDQVDSYFAEALKILRSVGENLDEWIIIYTADHGEMLGEHGIWEKTRFYEGSVRVPLIIRWPERFSGGRRIFENVSLCDLFATLCDSTGIPAPSGLDSRSLVPLLDGNHYDWNNEVIAQMYTDHLMIKRDHLKYQFYGNDLASVYGENIPEVLFDLADDPLEKINQAENPDYTTVMEMFRQRRTELMTIV encoded by the coding sequence ATGAAAAAACGACCTAATATTTTATTTTTAATGAGTGATGAACATCGGTTTAATATTGCCGGGTTTGCCGGAAATAAAATTATTAAAACTCCAACACTTGATCAGCTTGCTGAGTCTGGCGTTGTTTTTGAAAATGCTTATACTCCTTCACCGATTTGTATTCCGGCACGACAGTGCATGATGGCGGGGCAACTTCCTAAAACATGCAAGTGTGAAGGTTGGATTGACCTTGCGCCGAACTATATGACATTTGCTCGACGTTTTTCACAATATGCCTATCATACAGTTTGCGTGGGGAAATTGCATCATCTGGGCACAGATCAAATGCAGGGTTGGACACGAAGAATTTCTCCAGATGCGATAATCGCTGATAATTATATTGAGGATCGCGTAGATGAGGAATTTAAAAAATATAAACCAGCTGCAGGAACTGGGAAATGGTCAAACGAAAGAGAAATCAAAGAAGCACGTGTTGCGACTGGACCATATCAACGATTTGATATGAGGGCGATGGAAGGATTTCGTGATTTTGTTGAACAATATTTTGTAGACAGAGAATATCTGCGCCCTCAATCACACCGTCCATTGCTGTTGAAACTCAGTTTGCTTCAACCGCATTATCCATATTTTACAGATCAGGCTCGATTCGATTATTATTATAAAAAAGTTCCACTTTATAATGAGACGCCATGTTTGCATCCAGTATTGTCCTTAAGTCAACAAAATGAGCCGGTGAACGTTTCCGAAGAAGAGATCCGGCGTGCGACAGCGGCATATTATGGAATGGTTGATCAGGTGGATTCGTACTTTGCCGAAGCGTTAAAAATATTAAGATCAGTCGGCGAAAATCTAGATGAATGGATTATTATCTATACAGCTGATCATGGAGAGATGCTTGGTGAACACGGAATCTGGGAAAAGACACGATTCTATGAAGGTAGCGTACGAGTGCCGCTAATTATTCGCTGGCCCGAACGCTTTTCCGGAGGAAGGCGCATCTTTGAAAATGTATCGTTGTGTGATTTGTTTGCAACTTTGTGCGATTCCACCGGAATCCCCGCTCCGTCAGGTCTTGATAGTCGAAGTCTGGTTCCTTTGTTAGATGGTAATCATTACGATTGGAATAATGAGGTGATTGCTCAAATGTATACGGACCATTTAATGATTAAACGAGATCATCTTAAATATCAGTTTTACGGGAATGATCTGGCTTCAGTATATGGAGAAAATATTCCGGAAGTTTTGTTTGATTTAGCAGACGACCCGCTGGAAAAAATTAATCAAGCCGAAAATCCTGATTATACAACAGTGATGGAAATGTTTCGGCAGCGACGTACTGAATTAATGACGATTGTATAG
- a CDS encoding sialidase family protein: MEKNCFSDWRLIENGTVIPLSRGYADQPYFLKADDGVLVLICTTGCGKEGEQGQHVVCVRSEDNGQTWSKPTAIEPPSGVESSYAVLLKVPFSGRLYVFYNHNTDNIRKIPGDKRAYPDGWCRRVDSLGYFVFKYSDDHGKSWSKRRYTVPVRKFDIDWNNTSGGKICYFWNVGKPFAYQGKAYVPLHKVGGFGVDFFTSSEGVLLCSDNILTESDPDKIRFETLPDGDIGIRAPEGGGPIAEEHSFAVLSDGSFFCVYRTVSGYSACTYSRDDGHTWSAPDYMRYPDGRKIKNSRSATFIWKLSGKRYFYWFNNHSGTSYADRNPIWCLGAYEIDSPAGKKLEFSQPEILLYADDITRRMSYPDLMELEDGSLLLSETEKETARMHRIPCGFIKNLFSEWEKIEIKITPMPPDEPLPVFFDREGGWERISGKDTGRGFSIEIYIAENASGVLLDNRTKAGRGFSVQLTEKKHLEIILNDGRSELHWASSFALNVSQVNHAVIVLDGGPKTISMIINGQFDDGGMERQFGFGLFHKFFQSPAGDKLNRSESVSDFHFYCRALLTAEAHRLWVNYESKIIVR; this comes from the coding sequence ATGGAAAAAAATTGCTTTTCGGATTGGCGTTTGATTGAGAATGGAACTGTAATTCCACTAAGCAGGGGATATGCCGACCAACCTTATTTTCTAAAAGCGGATGATGGTGTACTGGTGTTAATTTGCACAACCGGCTGCGGCAAAGAAGGAGAACAGGGACAGCATGTGGTTTGTGTGCGAAGTGAAGATAACGGGCAGACGTGGAGCAAACCGACAGCCATTGAACCGCCTAGCGGAGTTGAATCGTCATATGCAGTGCTGTTAAAAGTGCCGTTTTCCGGGCGATTGTATGTTTTTTATAATCATAACACCGATAATATCCGGAAAATTCCGGGCGATAAACGGGCCTATCCGGACGGCTGGTGCCGGCGTGTAGATTCGCTGGGATATTTTGTTTTCAAATATTCAGATGACCATGGGAAAAGCTGGTCGAAGCGACGTTATACAGTTCCGGTGCGGAAGTTTGATATAGACTGGAACAATACATCTGGCGGAAAGATATGCTATTTCTGGAATGTCGGCAAGCCGTTCGCTTATCAAGGTAAGGCATATGTACCGTTGCATAAAGTCGGCGGGTTCGGTGTAGACTTTTTTACATCCTCTGAAGGCGTGCTCCTTTGCAGTGATAATATTCTGACAGAATCCGATCCGGATAAGATTCGTTTCGAAACTCTGCCGGATGGCGACATCGGGATTCGTGCCCCGGAAGGCGGAGGCCCGATCGCCGAAGAGCACAGCTTCGCAGTGCTGAGCGACGGTTCATTCTTTTGTGTTTATCGCACGGTAAGCGGATATTCCGCCTGTACTTACAGCCGCGATGACGGGCATACCTGGAGTGCTCCGGATTACATGCGTTATCCTGATGGCCGGAAAATTAAGAACTCCCGCTCCGCTACATTTATCTGGAAACTTTCCGGAAAGCGTTATTTTTACTGGTTTAATAACCATAGTGGAACGTCTTATGCCGATCGCAATCCAATCTGGTGTCTTGGCGCATACGAAATTGATTCACCGGCGGGAAAAAAACTTGAGTTTTCCCAGCCGGAAATTCTGCTTTATGCAGATGATATTACTCGGCGCATGTCTTATCCGGATTTAATGGAACTGGAAGACGGTTCGCTGTTACTTTCTGAAACAGAAAAAGAAACCGCGCGAATGCACCGTATTCCCTGCGGATTTATAAAAAATCTTTTCAGCGAGTGGGAAAAAATAGAAATCAAAATTACTCCGATGCCGCCGGATGAACCCTTACCGGTATTTTTTGATCGTGAAGGCGGGTGGGAAAGGATTTCCGGCAAAGATACCGGCAGAGGGTTCAGTATAGAAATTTATATTGCCGAAAATGCATCGGGCGTGTTACTGGATAACCGGACAAAGGCCGGACGCGGTTTTTCTGTTCAATTGACAGAAAAAAAACATCTGGAAATAATATTAAATGACGGGCGTTCTGAGTTGCACTGGGCATCAAGTTTTGCTTTAAATGTATCTCAGGTAAATCATGCTGTAATAGTACTCGATGGCGGCCCGAAAACCATTTCAATGATAATTAACGGACAGTTCGATGACGGGGGTATGGAGCGCCAGTTTGGATTTGGTCTTTTCCATAAATTTTTTCAGAGTCCCGCTGGTGATAAATTAAATCGAAGTGAAAGCGTTTCAGATTTCCATTTCTATTGCCGCGCTTTATTAACAGCAGAAGCACATCGTCTTTGGGTAAACTATGAAAGCAAAATTATAGTAAGATAG
- a CDS encoding sugar phosphate isomerase/epimerase family protein produces the protein MTNHFKQGEKMYFTGFADEAAAEIEGQIKATKALGWKCIESRNISKKNIHDIPDEEFEKVVAVLNETDVTINCFGSAIANWGKKITEPFDSSLDEARRAIPRMKRLGTKMIRIMSFAVIADRSPEDQMKEERFKRLRELVAMFSSEGILPVHENCMNYGGMGWKYTLELLENVPGLSLAFDTGNPVFTDDRMQSEPYQKQSAWEFYDHVKEHVSYIHIKDGIWSTEEKKMQYTFPGEGNGDVRRILTDLFRRGYDGGISIEPHMGAVFHDPAAKTDEDRKYQMYIEYGTRLEIICKEIRNEI, from the coding sequence TTGACCAATCATTTTAAACAAGGAGAAAAGATGTATTTTACAGGATTTGCCGATGAAGCGGCTGCCGAAATTGAAGGACAAATTAAAGCGACAAAAGCACTGGGATGGAAGTGTATCGAAAGCCGGAATATTTCAAAAAAAAATATACATGATATTCCGGATGAAGAATTTGAAAAAGTGGTTGCAGTTCTGAATGAAACTGATGTGACAATAAACTGTTTCGGTTCGGCAATTGCAAATTGGGGGAAAAAAATCACAGAACCTTTTGATTCATCGTTGGATGAGGCACGACGTGCGATTCCGCGAATGAAGCGTCTTGGCACCAAGATGATTCGTATTATGAGTTTTGCGGTTATTGCAGATCGTTCGCCTGAAGACCAAATGAAAGAAGAACGCTTTAAGCGTTTACGGGAACTGGTCGCAATGTTTTCCAGCGAAGGAATCCTGCCGGTGCATGAAAACTGCATGAATTATGGCGGAATGGGATGGAAATATACGCTGGAATTACTGGAGAATGTACCGGGTCTAAGTCTGGCTTTTGATACCGGAAATCCTGTTTTTACAGATGACCGGATGCAGTCAGAGCCATATCAGAAACAATCAGCATGGGAATTTTATGATCATGTAAAAGAACATGTGTCGTATATTCATATTAAAGATGGGATATGGAGTACGGAAGAGAAAAAAATGCAATACACCTTTCCCGGCGAAGGTAACGGTGATGTCCGGAGAATATTAACCGATCTTTTTCGCAGAGGTTATGATGGAGGAATTTCAATAGAACCGCATATGGGTGCGGTTTTTCATGATCCGGCGGCAAAAACCGATGAAGATCGCAAATACCAGATGTATATTGAATATGGAACGCGTTTGGAGATCATTTGCAAAGAAATTCGCAATGAAATCTGA
- a CDS encoding Gfo/Idh/MocA family oxidoreductase: MNSVRIALIGAGVMGGSHSRRIKNIKELCITAVCDTDKEKADKLASENSCSAFTDHQVLLNSDVCDAVLIATPHYSHTVIGIDALKAGKHVLMEKPISVQKSDCERLIHAHTDKSLVFAAMFNQRTNPAYRKMKQLVDSGELGSLMRINWIITDWFRTQRYYDNGNWRATWGGEGGGVLLNQCPHQLDLLQWICGMPESVTAYCGIGKYHDIEVEDEVTAFLRYANGATGVFITSTGEAPGTNRFELTGTKGKIVIENNKINFIRNEVSCEKFLKESEKAFAMPDIWNVQIPVSGSGGQHEEILKNFADAILHGTEILAPAAEGIYSVELANAMLLSAIKNKEVTLPIDAAEYERFLKNMIKNSKYKKRTNPADVSGIDQSF, from the coding sequence GTGAATAGTGTCCGGATAGCGCTTATCGGCGCCGGAGTTATGGGAGGAAGTCATAGCCGGCGCATTAAAAATATTAAAGAATTATGCATTACTGCGGTATGTGATACGGATAAAGAGAAAGCAGATAAACTTGCTTCCGAAAACAGCTGTTCCGCATTTACAGATCATCAGGTTTTATTGAATTCTGATGTATGCGATGCTGTCTTAATTGCGACACCGCATTATTCACACACTGTGATCGGTATTGATGCCTTAAAAGCGGGCAAACATGTCCTTATGGAAAAACCGATCTCCGTTCAGAAATCGGACTGTGAACGCCTGATTCATGCACATACTGACAAATCACTGGTTTTTGCTGCAATGTTTAATCAGCGGACAAACCCGGCATACCGGAAGATGAAACAGCTGGTTGATTCCGGTGAGCTTGGGTCGTTAATGCGAATAAACTGGATTATTACCGACTGGTTTCGTACTCAGCGCTATTATGACAACGGGAACTGGCGTGCAACATGGGGAGGCGAAGGCGGCGGTGTATTACTGAACCAGTGTCCTCATCAGCTGGACCTGCTTCAATGGATTTGCGGGATGCCGGAATCTGTCACAGCATACTGCGGAATCGGGAAATATCACGACATAGAAGTTGAAGATGAAGTGACGGCTTTCCTGAGATATGCCAATGGTGCGACCGGTGTGTTTATTACATCTACCGGGGAGGCGCCGGGCACAAACCGGTTTGAGCTGACAGGAACTAAAGGAAAGATTGTTATAGAAAATAATAAGATCAATTTTATCCGTAATGAAGTTTCGTGTGAAAAATTTCTCAAAGAATCGGAAAAAGCGTTTGCCATGCCGGATATTTGGAATGTCCAAATCCCCGTTTCCGGTTCCGGCGGGCAGCATGAAGAAATTTTGAAAAATTTTGCCGATGCCATTCTTCATGGGACCGAAATTCTAGCTCCTGCAGCGGAGGGGATCTATTCCGTTGAGCTGGCAAATGCAATGCTGCTTTCAGCGATAAAAAATAAAGAAGTTACATTGCCGATCGACGCTGCTGAATATGAGCGGTTTCTGAAAAACATGATTAAAAATTCAAAATATAAAAAACGAACGAATCCGGCTGATGTCAGCGGTATTGACCAATCATTTTAA